One stretch of Oncorhynchus tshawytscha isolate Ot180627B linkage group LG19, Otsh_v2.0, whole genome shotgun sequence DNA includes these proteins:
- the LOC112218967 gene encoding LOW QUALITY PROTEIN: zinc finger homeobox protein 3-like (The sequence of the model RefSeq protein was modified relative to this genomic sequence to represent the inferred CDS: deleted 2 bases in 1 codon) — translation MDIGEGGRGKDGGREGGEPDISTKPLSHPLLTPEVVPSKGSPSRTSAPAPAKEPSNLTQTEQGGAEGTAGREETPEGERGIYSQNGGVTLKEEQEKEEKLNEKKEKERLLLVDDREETGRKNLAEVSSKDRGEEEKEKEEEEEREEAISNQSQTKSKCSLLPRQSLHSSASSTVMASGTLNSNIHITASNSPKHSTSPSTCPKLSLSPSNSPKHSTSPFTSPKRSSFFPSSPYPQNETEVRDTGEVQGNSPCFPLSFKPQQSALSKSTSPPAKDDGRADATHTSLIANGDTTKVPKPNNNPEVRDGDREMEIERDDGEKEREGDENIETVSKYLHSSPSSSSSPSSPVSLNSHMALMQSRNSCKTLKCPKCNWHYKSQQTLQVHLREKHPESGGSCVCGGLGENCVCGGSRGVCLYCSTGKAHPRLSRGESYVCGYKPYRCGVCDYATSSKGNLSIHMQSDKHLSNVQTAGQTQHAHSTHTHSTHSAGSTDRDTAGGQVYGHTHPEVTLPPENTPPYPSHPSSQGKRWRCEVCDYETSIARNLRIHTTSEKHTQNVLRLKHTHNVLQLQRSYYLAHCRSLPPQLTLIHSTGGEQSLDMHQLTAEEPVAPDSTLTPSPSPPPSSSPSPSPSPSPLLLSLSPSPPPPLSLSSPSPLYRGVFRCLVCFSFSSDSLESLGSHLSAPRSLPQSEWRCLVAGGCYCRLCGYSTPLTANFTLHCQTDRHRARYQLAAHLWERGEKGEAVDWEEVGKLVATGNLVQLKCNVCDFQTTSLEKLRIHSVNSQHQASLRVYMFLEQYDSAVAGGSWSFHCVLCNYSSRSKLHLLRHTHSTGHHKREELHRLQLVKRRSLNKGEDLAAIFSIRKCTSPEIDGSSEEGERRDSLSPAKRSFSWLEETQSPLSPKCPRTDKHTTDQHTTAKCPLCQDTLVHIHLRRHLTLTHSVAQDCVEKLMSTVAVDLPEILQKETLQRDSHSSDSNTNEYQTNDSNTIVFYAKESLRNESQSNDSHMNEEEVIPAKDVPALPTRPCEDQHLAEDNTSHLPESPSSSPSLPTPPSPSLSHLPSSALPPSPPSDAPPSSDRHCYRFRCGRCSLAFRTQEKLKLHWQYHAMRAATECHLCPRRCRSQEALQRHLLNTHLQDLHLQSTYPDQIGAHIQRPTSLEGEEEEGESMSEEDEEEGNEGEEDEKDDPDEEERPSPGVSNSDMGSGQQEAGSEPSPLIKGSNLTLDRFLDPARPYKCSVCCESFTQRTILLVHYNSVSHLHRAKARRALHDSSPSHADTPQDLEPSPYRCSLAPDPRPYRCRMCGVAYSQSSTLDIHLRSVLHQTRARAARAQLPLNPHTHQTPASASTQAPHTPVPSLVQTQTPASSPSPGGGEASTRGNPPAATRPAPAPPSPCSSLSEAQLSVGVSGQVKGQQAKRRRVEDLTASAGQQDLMLLQQQLAQAQILQQQQELAQAQIEQHTVLLQPQLFSPTLLPHLPLLQHNLLKQHLPSAAEILQHGNLFPPLPLSPDSLFSLQQQLLLSFYLSGGLHLNPNTTLMNQTTSAVSPQTTSALSPQTTSAVSPQTTSDQHPQIERLEPPSPQPETNGIQLPAHAPKCETQAETAGSDSPLHQTEKEFNPSSPPEGDGEKNGDMQESEKKERAEKALRVLLERYGWELALQSTQSRQRQQNREMEGCLEEEKQCGECGKLFSDSLILKSHQEFVHRQMIPPVVLEMFSRQYRLQYDRLYPLRPFTPGDTETTVVAPLTPASASAPALAPLPPAPASDSTLDQAQSLAVSQTSVPALSPAATLTTIDTDPAVPPPPASVSVTLSPDHAPVNSLFPVHARASPTPSPPPSPCQPQPLSEQDSTTTTNTPCPDPCQAIIHKPKLSLPPLPLPQLPLPRLPLSNLSSLPFPIDPSLLPIGLMQPIALQSMLQYQSLLSSCHQPPLSLYTNTHSAPSPALPPYTTTHSAPSPALPPYTTTHSAPSPALPPYTNTHSAPSLALPPYTTTHSASSLALPPYITTHCAPSPALPPYTTTHSAPSPALPPYTTTHSAPCPALPPYTTTHSAPSPALPPYTTTHSAPSPALPPYTTTHSAPSPALPPYTTTHSAPSPALPPYTTTHSAPSPALPPYTTTHSAPSPALPPYTTTQTTPSPALPPYTTTHSAPSPALPPYTTTHSAPSPALPPYTTTHSALSPALPSLKRRLEEGTEVRPMSDVMAGDGEEGGEREGEGDEQRRDRRQRTTISAEQLEVLYQRYSLNSNPTRSALEGITRDTGLKKRVVQVWFQNTRARQRKGQLQTLGRGGLGVGLGDNHRRCPFCRALFKAQSALDAHVRARHWSQTDRPAYGLSHQIGSADDFSFSHNHGSYRDREGPPLSLQHSPSLSHHPSLPTSLHPSLSPGVIPTERKYISGKTDLTFDLNEPDLEEEEEEEGLSVKIFPSSDQAHEGNDSNLLSLGYKYGMASFNVQDCDQNSSPSLSESVDRHGPRQQQQQRQRTQMTPQQVAKLRACYREHPTPSPMQCEGLGRQLGLPRRVVQVWFQNGRAKEKRARSLRVDPTTG, via the exons ATGGACatcggtgagggagggagaggaaaggatggagggagagagggaggagaacctGACATCAGCACCAAGCCGTTATCTCATCCTCTCCTGACCCCGGAAGTGGTTCCTTCTAAGGGGTCGCCCTCTCGTACCTCAGCCCCGGCCCCTGCCAAAGAGCCCTCCAACCTGACCCAGACAGAGCAGGGGGGTGCAGAGGGGACCGCAGGCAGAGAGGAGACCCCAGAAGGGGAGCGGGGTATATACTCACAGAATGGTGGTGTGACACTGAAAGAAGAgcaagagaaggaagagaagctaaatgagaagaaggagaaagaaagattGTTACTGGTGGACGACAGAGAGGAAACGGGAAGAAAAAACCTTGCAGAGGTCAGCAGcaaagacagaggagaagaggaaaaagagaaggaagaggaagaggagagagaagaggccaTCTCAAACCAAAGCCAAACCAAATCCAAATGTAGTCTATTACCTCGACAGAGCCTGCACAGCTCTGCTTCCAGCACTGTTATGGCCAGTGGCACATTGAACAGCAACATCCACATCACTGCTTCCAATTCTCCAAAgcactctacctctccttctacctgtcCAAAGCTCTCATTATCACCTTCCAATTCTCCAAAGCACTCTACCTCTCCTTTCACCTCTCCAAAGCGCTCCAgctttttcccctcctctccttatcctcagaatgagacagaggtgagagacacaggagaaGTGCAAGGCAATAGTCCTTGTTTTCCTCTGAGCTTTAAACCCCAGCAGTCTGCTCTGTCTAAGTCCACCAGCCCACCCGCTAAGGATGATGGTAGGGCAGACGCCACTCACACTTCCCTTATTGCCAATGGAGACACCACCAAAGTTCCAAAACCAAACAACAACCCagaagtgagagatggagatagagagatggaaatagaaagagatgatggagagaaggaacgagagggagatgagaacatagagactgtatctaagtacctccactcctctccctcctcttcctcctcaccctcctctcccgtCTCACTGAACAGTCACATGGCATTGATGCAGTCCCGGAACTCCTGCAAGACACTTAAATGCCCCAAATGTAACTGGCATTACAAATCCCAGCAGACACTGCAAGTCCACCTCAGAGAAAAACACCCAGAGTCTGGAGgctcatgtgtgtgtgggggcttgGGGGAGAATTGTGTTTGTGGAGGGTCAaggggtgtgtgtctgtactgtagcaCAGGGAAGGCCCATCCTCGTCTATCCCGAGGGGAGAGTTATGTCTGTGGGTACAAGCCCTAtcgctgtggtgtgtgtgattaCGCCACGTCCTCTAAAGGAAACCTCAGCATACACATGCAGTCAGACAAACACCTCAGCAACGTACAGACAGCGGGACAAACACAACAtgcgcacagcacacacacacactccacacacagcgCGGGCTCCACTGACAGAGACACGGCAGGCGGTCAGGtgtacggacacacacaccccGAAGTCACGCTGCCCCCTGAAAACACACCGCCCTACCCCAGCCATCCCTCCTCCCAGGGTAAGAGGTGGCGGTGTGAGGTGTGTGATTATGAGACCAGCATTGCGCGGAACCTGCGCATACACACCACCAGcgagaaacacacacaaaatgtgctgcgcctgaaacacacacacaacgtacTGCAGCTGCAGAGAAGCTACTACCTGGCCCACTGCAGGAGTCTGCCTCCTCAACTCACACTGATACACAGCACAG gtggggaGCAGTCTTTGGATATGCATCAACTAACAGCAGAGGAGCCAGTTGCCCCAGATtcaaccctgaccccctccccctctcctcctccctcctcctcaccatccccttctccatccccctctccccttctac tgtctctctccccctctccccctcctcccctgtctctctcctccccatctcccctctaccGTGGTGTGTTCCGGTGCCTGGTGTGTTTCAGTTTCTCCTCTGACAGTCTGGAGTCTCTTGGGTCTCACCTGAGTGCCCCCCGCTCCCTGCCCCAGTCTGAGTGGCGTTGTCTGGTGGCCGGAGGCTGCTATTGCAGGCTGTGTGGCTACAGCACCCCCCTCACAGCTAACTTCACCTTGcactgccagacagacagacacagggcccGCTACCAGCTGGCTGCCCACctctgggagagaggggagaagggggaggctgtggactgggAGGAAGTTGGGAAGTTGGTTGCTACAGGCAACCTGGTCCAGCTGAAGTGTAACGTGTGTGACTTCCAGACCACCAGTTTGGAGAAACTGAGAATACACAGCGTCAACTCCCAACACCAGGCCAGCCTCAGAGTCTACATG ttcttagAGCAGTATGACAGTGCAGTAGCTGGAGGCTCCTGGTCGTTCCACTGTGTCTTGTGTAATTACTCCTCCCGCTCTAAACTCCACCTACTGAGACACACCCACTCCACGGGTCATCATAAGAGGGAGGAGCTTCACCGCTTGCAGCTTGTGAAAAGGAGGAGCCTGAATAAAGGAGAGGATCTAGCTGCCATCTTCAGCATCAGGAAGTGTACCAGTCCTGAGATAG ATGGAAgcagtgaggagggggagaggagagattccTTATCCCCAGCCAAGCGATCATTCTCTTGGCTGGAGGAGACACAGAGCCCTCTCTCTCCCAAATGCCCCAGAACCGACAAGCACACCACTGACCAACATACTACTGCCAAGTGCCCACTGTGCCAGGACACACTGGTACACATACACCTGAGACGTCACCTCACACTCACTCATAGTGTGGCCCAGGACTGTGTGGAGAAGCTCATGAGCACT GTGGCAGTGGATCTGCCAGAGATTCTACAGAAAGAGACACTGCAGAGGGATTCCCATTCAAGCGACTCCAACACAAACGAATATCAAACAAACGATTCCAACACAATCGTCTTTTACGCAAAGGAGTCCCTCAGAAATGAGTCTCAATCAAACGACTCCCATATGAATGAAGAAGAAGTGATACCAGCCAAAGATGTCCCTGCTCTGCCCACCCGTCCTTGTGAGGACCAGCATCTAGCAGAGGACAACACCTCTCACCTCCCAGAGTCCCCcagctcttccccctccctccccactcctccctctccctccctcagccacCTCCCTTCATCCGccttacctccctctcctcccagcgATGCCCCTCCTTCCTCTGATCGTCATTGTTACAGGTTCCGCTGTGGCAGGTGCAGTCTAGCATTCCGGACACAGGAGAAGCTGAAACTGCACTGGCAGTACCATGCCATGAGGGCGGCGACAGAGTGCCACCTCTGCCCCAGACGCTGCCGCAGCCAAGAGGCCCTGCAGAGACACCTGCTCAACACACACCTACAGGATCTACACCTACAGAGTACATACCCTGACCAGATTGGAGCACACATCCAACGACCAACCAGcctggagggggaggaagaggagggggagagtatGAGtgaagaagatgaggaggagggaaatgaaggagaggaggatgaaaagGATGAcccagatgaggaggagaggcccAGTCCAGGGGTTAGTAATAGTGACATGGGTTCAGGGCAGCAGGAGGCAGGGTCAGAACCCAGCCCCCTCATCAAGGGCTCGAACTTGACTCTGGACCGGTTCCTGGACCCGGCTCGGCCCTACAAGTGTTCAGTCTGCTGTGAGTCCTTCACTCAGAGAACCATCCTGCTGGTCCACTATAACTCTGTGTCCCACCTCCACCGAGCCAAAGCCAGACGGGCCCTGCATGACTCCAGCCCCAGTCATGCTGACACCCCCCAGGACCTGGAACCAAGCCCCTACCGCTGCAGCCTGGCCCCTGACCCAAGGCCCTACCGCTGCAGGATGTGTGGGGTGGCCTACAGCCAGAGCTCCACCCTGGACATCCACCTCCGTTCTGTACTGCACCAGACACGAGCCCGTGCAGCTCGGGCCCAGCTACCACTGAACCCCCACACCCACCAaactccagcctcagcctcaaccCAGGCTCCCCACACCCCAGTCCCATCCTTGGTCCAAACTCAGACCCCTGCCTCCAGCCCTTCgcctggaggaggagaggcatcTACCAGGGGAAACCCCCCAGCAGCCACCAGACCAGCCCCTGCCCCCCCAAGTCCCTGTTCCTCCCTGAGTGAAGCCCAGCTGAGTGTGGGTGTCTCTGGGCAGGTTAAGGGTCAACAGGctaagaggaggagagtagaggacctGACCGCTTCCGCAGGACAGCAGGACCTGATGTTACTCCAACAGCAATTAGCCCAGGCCCAGATACTACAGCAGCAACAGGAGTTAGCCCAAGCCCAGATAGAGCAACACACAGTCCTCCTCCAGCCCCAGCTCTTTAGTCCAACACTGCTCCCACACCTCCCCTTACTGCAACATAACCTCCTAAAGCAGCACCTCCCTTCAGCAGCAGAGATTCTCCAACACGGGaacctcttccctcccctccccttatcCCCAGACAGCCTATTCTCTCTACAGCAGCAGCTGCTCCTGTCCTTCTACCTTTCTGGAGGGTTGCATCTCAACCCCAACACAACCCTTATGAACCAGACCACCTCAGCTGTCTCCCCTCAGACCACCTCAGCTCTCTCCCCTCAGACCACCTCAGCTGTCTCCCCTCAGACCACCTCGGACCAACACCCCCAGATAGAGAGGCTTGAACCTCCCTCTCCACAGCCAGAGACGAATGGAATCCAGCTTCCAGCCCATGCCCCGAAATGTGAAACCCAGGCTGAGACCGCTGGCAGTGACTCCCCCCTCcaccagacagagaaagagttcaacccatcctcccctcctgagggagatggagagaagaatggAGATATGCAGGAGagtgagaagaaggagagagcagagaaggccCTCAGAGTTCTGTTGGAAAGATACGGCTGGGAGCTGGCCCTACAAAGCACtcagagcagacagagacagcagaacagagagatggagggatgcctggaggaggagaagcaaTGTGGAGAATGTGGGAAGCTGTTCTCTGACTCTCTGATCCTGAAGAGCCACCAGGAGTTTGTTCACCGCCAGATGATCCCTCCTGTAGTGTTGGAGATGTTCTCCAGACAGTACAGGCTGCAGTACGACCGCCTCTACCCCCTCAGACCCTTCACACCGGGGGACACTGAGACTACTGTTGTTGCacccctaaccccagcttcaGCTTCAGCACCTGCACTTGCACCTTTACCCCCAGCACCAGCCTCAGATTCAACCCTCGACCAAGCCCAATCCCTCGCTGTCTCCCAAACCTCAGTCCCAGCCCTTTCCCCAGCTGCAACCCTAACAACCATAGACACAGACCCAGCTGTGCCCCCACCACCAGCATCCGTATCTGTAACCCTGTCCCCAGACCATGCCCCAGTTAATTCCCTCTTCCCAGTTCATGCCAGAGCCTCACcaacaccctctcctcctccatccccctgccaACCACAACCACTTTCAGAGCAGGACAGTACCACAACGACAAACACCCCTTGCCCTGACCCCTGTCAAGCTATCATACACAAGCCCAAACTCTCCTTACCCCCTCTCCCCTTACCCCAACTCCCCCTGCCCCGTCTTCCTTtatccaacctctcctctctgcccttccCCAtagacccctctctcctccccattgGTCTAATGCAGCCCATAGCCCTCCAGTCAATGCTTCAGTACCAGTCCCTGTTATCGTCCTGCCACCAACCACCCTTATCCCTATACACCAACACCCACTCTGCTCCTAGCCCAGCTCTACCCCCATACACTACCACTCACTCTGCTCCTAGCCCAGCTCTACCCCCATACACTACCACCCACTCTGCTCCTAGCCCAGCTCTACCCCCATACACTAACACCCACTCTGCTCCTAGCCTAGCCCTGCCCCCATACACTACCACCCACTCTGCTTCTAGCCTAGCCCTGCCCCCATATATTACCACCCACTGTGCTCCTAGCCCAGCCCTGCCCCCATACACTACCACCCACTCTGCTCCTAGCCCAGCCCTGCCCCCATACACTACCACCCACTCTGCTCCTTGCCCAGCTCTACCCCCATACACTACCACCCACTCTGCTCCTAGCCCAGCCCTGCCCCCATACACTACCACACACTCTGCTCCTAGCCCAGCCCTGCCCCCATACACTACCACACACTCTGCTCCTAGCCCAGCCCTGCCCCCATACACTACCACACACTCTGCTCCTAGCCCAGCCCTGCCCCCATACACTACCACCCACTCTGCTCCTAGCCCAGCCCTGCCCCCATACACTACCACCCACTCTGCTCCTAGCCCAGCCCTGCCCCCATACACTACCACCCAAACTACTCCTAGCCCAGCCCTGCCCCCATACACTACCACCCACTCTGCTCCTAGCCCAGCTCTGCCCCCATACACTACCACCCACTCTGCTCCTAGCCCAGCCCTGCCCCCATACACTACCACCCACTCTGCTCTTAGCCCAGCCCTGCCCTCTCTGAAGCGTAGGctggaggaagggacagaggtTAGGCCTATGAGTGATGTGATGGCCggtgatggagaggaagggggagagagggaaggagagggggatgagcaGAGGAGGGATAGGCGCCAGAGGACCACCATCAGTGCAGAGCAGCTAGAGGTTCTATACCAGCGCTACAGTCTGAACTCCAACCCAACCCGCTCTGCACTGGAGGGGATCACCAGGGACACAGGGCTGAAGAAACGTGTGGTGCAG GTATGGTTCCAGAACACTAGGGCTCGTCAGAGGAAGGGCCAGCTCCAGACCCTGGGGagaggaggtttaggtgtgggtCTGGGTGACAACCACAGGCGCTGTCCATTCTGTAGGGCTTTGTTCAAGGCTCAAAGTGCCCTGGACGCCCATGTTAGGGCCCGCCACTGGTCCCAGACTGACAGACCTGCCTATGGCCTGTCTCATCAGATAGGTTCCGCTGATGACTTCAGCTTTTCTCACAACCATGGATCctacagagacagggagggtcccccactctccctccagcattctccctctctctcccaccatccttctctccctacctccctccatccctctctaagCCCCGGGGTCATCCCCACTGAGAGAAAATACATTTCTGGGAAAACagatttgacctttgacctgaaCGAACCCGActtggaagaggaggaagaggaagaaggtcTGTCAGTAAAAATATTCCCTTCGTCTGACCAGGCTCATGAGGGTAACGATAGCAATCTGTTGTCTCTGGGATACAAATATGGGATGGCAAGCTTCAACGTTCAAGACTGTGACCAGAATTCCAGTCCAAGTCTGTCTGAGAGTGTGGATAGGCATGGACcgagacagcagcagcagcagaggcagCGTACACAGATGACCCCCCAGCAGGTGGCCAAGCTCAGAGCCTGTTACAGGGAGCACCCCACCCCCAGCCCAATGCAGTGTGAGGGCCTGGGACGGCAGCTGGGGCTCCCACGCAGGGTGGTGCAGGTGTGGTTTCAGAATGGCCGGGCCAAGGAGAAGAGGGCAAGGAGCCTCAGAGTTGACCCCACcacaggatag